A portion of the Misgurnus anguillicaudatus chromosome 16, ASM2758022v2, whole genome shotgun sequence genome contains these proteins:
- the gpm6aa gene encoding glycoprotein M6Aa: protein MEEDMDEGQTQKGCMECCLKCLGGIPYPSLIATILLYAGVALFCGCGHEALSGTVTILQNYFEVIRAPEDALDVFTIIDIIKYVIYGIASAFFVYGILLMVEGFFTSGAIKDLYGDFKITTCGRCVSAWFIMLTYIFMLAWLGVTAFTSLPVFVYFNIWTICQNTTVPGGANLCFDPRQYGIVSLGEEKTICATTDKFLKLCDSNELDMTFHLFVCALAGAGAAVIAMIHYLMVLSANWAYVKDACKMQKYEDCKSKEEQELHDIHSTRSKERLNAYT from the exons ATGGAGGAGGATATGGATGAAGGACAGACCCAGAAGG GATGTATGGAGTGTTGTCTGAAGTGTCTAGGCGGGATCCCTTATCCATCTCTGATTGCCACTATCCTGCTGTACGCTGGGGTGGCACTTTTCTGTGGATGTGGTCATGAAGCTCTGTCTGGAACGGTCACTATCCTTCAAAACTACTTTGAGGTGATCAGGGCACCTGAAGATGCCTTGGATGTCTTTACGAT CATTGACATCATTAAGTATGTGATCTATGGCATTGCCTCTGCATTTTTCGTGTATGGCATTCTTCTGATGGTAGAAGGCTTCTTCACCAGTGGAGCCATCAAGGACCTGTATGGAGACTTCAAGATCACCACCTGTGGACGCTGCGTCAGTGCATGG TTTATCATGCTGACCTACATCTTCATGTTGGCTTGGCTGGGCGTGACAGCATTCACCTCTTTGCCTGTCTTCGTGTATTTCAACATCTGGACCATCTGCCAAAACACGACTGTTCCAGGGGGAGCAAATTTATGTTTTGACCCACGCCAGTATG GTATTGTGTCCCTCGGAGAGGAGAAGACTATATGTGCAACAACAGATAAGTTCTTGAAATTGTGTGACTCAAATGAG CTGGATATGACTTtccatctgtttgtctgtgcaTTGGCTGGGGCTGGGGCAGCAGTCATTGCAATG ATCCACTATCTGATGGTCCTGTCTGCCAACTGGGCCTATGTGAAGGACGcatgtaaaatgcaaaaatacGAAGACTGCAAGTCCAAGGAGGAGCAGGAGCTGCATGATATCCACTCTACGCGCTCCAAGGAAAGGCTTAATGCCTACACATAA